In Pseudanabaena yagii GIHE-NHR1, the following proteins share a genomic window:
- a CDS encoding diguanylate cyclase domain-containing protein has translation MTPQIAQTNYPNIKTYPNILIVDNTLENLQLLASMLTNEGYSVRKTTSGKMAVKFVSALPPDLILLDINMPDLNGYQVCRQLKESPQTCDIPVVFISAIDHLGNKVKAFEAGGVDYITKPFQEQEVLMRVKNQLLIQKQKQKLIDQNQILQAEIASRQQAELTLRKQIEREKLLAVVIRHIRQSLDLDEILLTTVTEARQILQSDRTLIYKAEPDTAGVIVSESDAPNVVNLQQYTLPTDIFPRSHHDLYLQGRIRSVVDIEQDHMSACLVNTLKWLGVKSKLVVPIVTNFHGHSENQLSSQDELWGLLVFHQCFSTRQWQQSEIELIQQLANQVAIALQQSHLYQQLQKANQELEKIAITDPLTHIVNRRGFDQYFHKEWQRMLREQNPISLILCDIDYFKNYNDTYGHPAGDRCLFQVAGLLRCQVKRPADMVARYGGEEFVIILPNTNEAGASQIVEDIRQELTNLNIHHGNSRVADYVTLSFGIACTIPQASELPQDLIDRADQALYQAKENGRNCQWIFQV, from the coding sequence ATGACTCCACAGATAGCCCAAACGAATTATCCCAATATAAAGACTTATCCCAACATTTTGATCGTTGATAATACGCTTGAAAATTTGCAATTGTTGGCAAGTATGCTCACTAATGAGGGATATTCGGTGCGTAAGACTACTAGTGGCAAGATGGCTGTAAAGTTTGTGTCAGCATTGCCTCCTGACCTCATTTTGCTAGATATTAATATGCCTGACTTAAATGGTTATCAGGTATGTAGACAGTTAAAAGAATCTCCTCAAACCTGTGATATTCCAGTAGTGTTTATTAGCGCGATCGATCACTTAGGTAACAAGGTTAAAGCTTTTGAAGCAGGAGGAGTTGACTATATTACAAAACCCTTTCAAGAACAGGAAGTTTTGATGCGAGTGAAGAATCAATTGCTGATCCAAAAACAAAAGCAGAAACTCATTGATCAAAATCAAATCCTCCAAGCCGAAATTGCAAGTAGACAGCAAGCAGAGTTAACTTTAAGAAAGCAAATAGAACGGGAAAAACTATTAGCTGTAGTAATTCGACATATTCGGCAATCCCTTGATCTTGATGAAATTTTATTAACAACTGTCACTGAGGCGAGACAAATTTTACAAAGCGATCGCACACTTATCTACAAGGCTGAGCCAGACACCGCAGGCGTAATTGTCAGTGAATCCGATGCCCCAAATGTGGTAAATCTTCAGCAATATACATTGCCCACAGATATTTTTCCGCGATCGCACCATGATCTATACCTCCAAGGACGAATTCGCAGTGTCGTGGATATTGAGCAAGACCATATGTCAGCTTGTTTAGTTAATACCTTGAAGTGGTTGGGCGTGAAGTCAAAACTAGTCGTTCCCATTGTGACTAATTTTCATGGACATTCTGAGAACCAATTGAGTAGCCAAGATGAGCTATGGGGATTACTCGTTTTTCATCAATGTTTTTCAACTCGGCAATGGCAACAGTCGGAAATTGAATTAATTCAACAGTTAGCCAATCAAGTAGCGATCGCTCTTCAGCAATCCCATCTATACCAACAATTGCAAAAAGCAAATCAGGAGTTAGAGAAAATTGCGATTACCGATCCGCTAACCCATATAGTTAATCGTCGCGGCTTTGATCAATACTTCCATAAAGAATGGCAGAGAATGTTGAGAGAGCAAAATCCCATTTCCTTGATTCTCTGCGATATTGACTATTTCAAAAATTACAATGACACCTATGGACATCCCGCAGGCGATCGCTGTCTTTTTCAGGTAGCTGGGTTGCTGCGGTGTCAGGTTAAGCGTCCTGCGGATATGGTGGCACGCTATGGCGGGGAGGAATTTGTGATTATCCTTCCCAATACCAATGAGGCAGGTGCTTCGCAAATTGTTGAAGATATCCGTCAAGAGCTAACAAATTTAAATATTCATCATGGCAATAGCAGGGTAGCTGATTATGTCACCCTTAGTTTTGGCATTGCCTGCACTATTCCCCAAGCTTCCGAATTACCCCAAGACTTAATTGATAGAGCGGATCAAGCTCTATATCAAGCCAAAGAAAATGGCAGAAACTGTCAATGGATATTTCAGGTTTAA
- the upp gene encoding uracil phosphoribosyltransferase, which yields MAPQLRVYVPPHPIIRHWLTIAREKHTPVPLFRTAMSELGKWLTYEAIREFLPVQEVDIETPIGAASGQLIDASIPLALVPILRAGLAMLEGSQTLLPTANVFHLGLVRNEETLEASCYLNRLPERFEPQTRIFIVEPMMATGGSIIATLKLLTERGADPAFIRIINALCAPPALQLINQQFPSVQIYSACIDEVVNEQGWIVPGLGDAGDRSFGT from the coding sequence ATGGCTCCTCAATTGCGCGTATATGTTCCTCCCCATCCCATCATCCGCCACTGGCTCACCATTGCGCGGGAGAAACATACACCTGTTCCACTATTTCGCACAGCAATGAGCGAGCTTGGGAAATGGCTGACCTATGAGGCAATTCGTGAATTTTTGCCAGTGCAGGAAGTCGATATTGAAACTCCCATAGGAGCCGCCTCAGGACAGCTAATCGATGCTTCTATTCCTTTAGCGCTTGTGCCAATTTTACGGGCAGGATTAGCAATGCTAGAAGGAAGTCAAACCCTCTTGCCAACTGCCAATGTTTTCCATTTGGGATTAGTGCGTAATGAGGAAACCCTTGAGGCTAGCTGCTATCTCAATCGTTTGCCAGAAAGATTTGAGCCACAAACTCGTATTTTCATTGTTGAACCGATGATGGCAACGGGGGGATCGATTATCGCCACTTTGAAATTACTCACAGAGAGAGGAGCCGATCCTGCGTTCATTCGGATTATTAATGCCCTATGTGCGCCACCAGCTTTACAGCTAATCAATCAACAGTTCCCGTCAGTACAAATCTACTCTGCCTGTATTGATGAAGTTGTCAATGAGCAAGGATGGATTGTTCCCGGACTAGGCGATGCTGGCGATCGCTCTTTTGGCACATAG
- a CDS encoding transposase — MESIVKYAQGLVYSLICLMPSVYQKASLNAILGLFLEAQGHPYPEHTQIKSASSLSRFLNHYNWSTKGLIRETRQAVLGQIAKYRPSKQVPLKILIDLTTLEKSGKFLHLSNPPKDEPDPWVRILNGKRGLHLVVLYLVYGEWRVPWSFRVWRGKGYPSPSDLACKLLGTVPKQLTQNRTVIVLADTEFSTIKFFNSVRVKSWRIVVGVRNNRKLQDGRTVKQLYRHGKRGQQEMLEGLTTPLSISWFWLKRADNKRELRFVVSSHPYSGAYLVILGRKRWAIEGFFKTIKHRFGLHCFGQSTKLGVYRWLILSLLAYLLAHWIDQWSSPPILDWKATSDLTLSVLFPSVLWLKLLRYIRINADIAARHGFEIVLKPIPI; from the coding sequence ATGGAAAGCATCGTTAAGTACGCCCAAGGGCTAGTGTATAGCCTAATTTGTCTGATGCCAAGTGTGTATCAAAAAGCAAGTCTGAATGCAATATTGGGACTATTCCTCGAAGCACAAGGGCATCCATATCCAGAACATACACAGATAAAATCAGCCAGTTCGTTAAGTCGATTTCTCAATCACTATAACTGGTCAACGAAAGGGTTGATTCGAGAAACAAGGCAGGCAGTTTTGGGACAAATCGCCAAGTATCGTCCATCGAAACAAGTGCCATTAAAGATACTGATAGACTTGACCACCCTAGAAAAAAGCGGCAAGTTTTTACATTTGAGTAATCCCCCTAAAGACGAACCTGACCCATGGGTGAGAATACTCAACGGCAAGCGAGGACTACATTTGGTTGTACTGTATCTGGTCTATGGAGAGTGGCGCGTACCGTGGAGTTTTAGAGTATGGCGAGGTAAAGGATACCCCAGTCCCTCTGACTTAGCCTGTAAATTATTGGGGACAGTCCCGAAGCAACTAACCCAAAACAGAACTGTGATTGTCCTTGCTGATACTGAGTTTAGTACCATCAAGTTTTTCAACTCTGTCCGAGTCAAGTCTTGGCGCATTGTTGTCGGTGTACGCAACAATCGTAAACTTCAAGATGGACGTACTGTCAAACAACTTTATCGCCATGGCAAACGTGGACAACAAGAGATGCTCGAAGGGCTAACTACGCCTTTGAGCATCTCTTGGTTCTGGCTCAAAAGAGCCGATAATAAACGTGAGTTACGCTTTGTTGTCTCTTCTCATCCTTATTCTGGTGCTTATCTGGTTATATTGGGGCGTAAGCGTTGGGCAATTGAGGGTTTCTTCAAAACCATCAAACATCGTTTTGGTTTGCATTGTTTTGGACAATCGACAAAACTTGGTGTTTACCGTTGGCTTATCCTCTCTCTCCTTGCTTATCTTTTGGCTCATTGGATTGATCAATGGTCGAGTCCTCCTATCTTGGATTGGAAAGCTACATCTGATTTAACTCTTTCAGTTTTATTCCCTTCTGTCCTTTGGTTGAAGCTTCTCCGATACATCCGAATTAATGCCGATATTGCTGCTCGTCATGGCTTTGAAATTGTTCTTAAACCTATTCCCATTTAG
- a CDS encoding EVE domain-containing protein, with product MAYWLLKSEPHVYSYADLERDRQTIWDGVNNNLALKHIRTMQPKDLALIYHTGDERRAMGIAEVISLPYVDPKLDDPKRAVVDVKAVRSLQQPVTLAQIKQDPDFEGFDLIRISRLSVVPVSEIHWQKILKLAEKI from the coding sequence ATGGCTTATTGGCTTCTCAAAAGTGAACCTCACGTCTATTCCTATGCCGATCTCGAACGCGATCGCCAAACTATTTGGGATGGTGTCAATAATAATCTGGCTCTCAAGCATATCCGCACCATGCAACCCAAGGATTTAGCCTTGATCTATCACACAGGGGATGAGCGTCGTGCGATGGGCATTGCTGAAGTGATAAGTCTTCCCTATGTTGATCCAAAGTTAGATGATCCTAAACGTGCTGTCGTTGATGTCAAAGCAGTGCGATCGCTACAACAACCTGTCACCCTTGCCCAAATCAAACAAGACCCTGATTTTGAAGGTTTTGACCTCATTCGCATCAGTCGTCTCTCAGTTGTGCCTGTATCAGAAATACATTGGCAAAAAATTTTGAAACTTGCGGAAAAAATATAG
- a CDS encoding BaiN/RdsA family NAD(P)/FAD-dependent oxidoreductase, translated as MASTEVVVIGGGAAGFFGAIHAAQAAHTRVTLLEAGRQPLAKVRISGGGRCNVTHHCFEPSQLVQNYPRGGKALRGAFSKFQPLDVVRWFNHEGVKLKTEADGRMFPITDDSETIVEALMFAAKKAGVNLRTNVVVQKIEHLGDRKFDVILKNGENIICDRLLLATGSSPSGYAIARSLGHDLEPPVPSLFTFNIKDSKLHELAGVSVNPATVKLISAASSEKKKSSRNPLEQSGALLITHWGLSGPAVLKLSAWAARELHECNYQAKLAVNWIPSLKVEAIKQILLTAKADQPKKFISNYCPFEISLRLWEYLLDKAEVELEKRWADISNKALQQIVNVLNASEYAIAGKGVFKEEFVTCGGIRLQDVNFQTMESKICSGLFFAGEILDIDGVTGGFNFQNAWTTAWIAAQGIVSDL; from the coding sequence ATGGCAAGTACAGAAGTTGTAGTAATCGGTGGTGGAGCAGCAGGATTTTTTGGTGCAATCCATGCGGCGCAGGCTGCCCATACTCGCGTTACCCTCTTGGAGGCAGGGCGGCAACCTCTAGCAAAAGTCAGGATTTCGGGAGGAGGTCGTTGTAATGTAACCCACCATTGTTTTGAACCTTCGCAATTAGTCCAAAACTATCCTAGAGGTGGTAAAGCCTTACGAGGAGCCTTCTCCAAATTTCAACCCTTAGATGTCGTGCGCTGGTTTAATCATGAAGGAGTGAAGCTTAAAACAGAAGCCGATGGCAGGATGTTTCCCATTACCGATGATTCGGAAACGATTGTGGAAGCCTTGATGTTTGCTGCCAAAAAGGCTGGTGTTAATCTTCGTACTAATGTTGTAGTCCAAAAAATTGAACATCTAGGCGATCGCAAGTTTGATGTGATCCTCAAAAATGGGGAAAATATAATCTGCGATCGCCTATTGCTTGCCACAGGTAGTAGTCCATCGGGCTATGCGATCGCGCGATCGCTAGGTCATGACCTTGAGCCGCCTGTTCCTTCCCTATTTACCTTTAATATCAAAGATTCTAAACTGCATGAACTTGCAGGAGTCAGCGTCAATCCTGCTACCGTTAAATTAATTAGTGCTGCTAGTTCTGAGAAGAAAAAATCAAGCCGTAATCCCTTAGAGCAGTCAGGGGCTTTATTAATCACCCATTGGGGACTTAGTGGTCCCGCAGTCCTGAAGCTGTCAGCATGGGCGGCGCGAGAACTCCATGAATGTAACTATCAAGCAAAATTAGCCGTCAATTGGATTCCATCTTTAAAAGTAGAAGCGATTAAACAAATCCTCCTCACGGCGAAAGCCGATCAACCCAAGAAATTTATTTCTAATTACTGTCCCTTTGAAATTTCCCTACGACTCTGGGAATATCTTCTTGATAAAGCGGAAGTGGAACTAGAAAAACGTTGGGCAGATATTTCTAATAAAGCGCTTCAGCAAATTGTGAATGTGTTGAATGCGAGTGAATATGCGATCGCGGGTAAAGGTGTATTTAAGGAAGAGTTTGTCACCTGTGGCGGAATTCGCTTGCAGGATGTGAATTTTCAGACTATGGAAAGTAAGATTTGTTCTGGTTTATTTTTTGCAGGAGAAATTTTAGATATTGATGGGGTAACGGGTGGTTTTAATTTTCAGAATGCTTGGACTACGGCTTGGATTGCAGCACAGGGTATAGTTTCTGATTTGTAA
- a CDS encoding sensor histidine kinase encodes MKSPDRLLIVDDVPDNLFLVRTILEEEGYEIIAASNGHEALKIIESEPIDLVLLDVMMPLMDGYEVTRRIRAMKDLPFIPILLITAYDRANAVKGLDLGADEFIRKPIEADELLARVRSLLRLKHSIAERDRIDRQRQDFVSRLTHDLRTPLVAADRMLGLLQDGVLGEISPQIGEALTIMGRSNRNLLEMVNKLLDVYRYESGSKTINLQPLNLQELLEQVVEELKPIAISKNLELIAELNQTATVKGDRLELLRVFNNLIGNALKFTEVGKVHVSLKLAQNEAHQSEAIIAIADTGAGIPIDEQPFLFQRFRQGNHQKQGSGLGLYLSHYIISAHDGKILVKSPNLDTQQGSTFFVHLPII; translated from the coding sequence ATGAAATCTCCTGACCGTTTACTAATTGTTGATGATGTGCCAGACAATCTATTTCTTGTTCGCACAATTCTCGAAGAAGAGGGATACGAGATCATCGCAGCATCTAATGGTCATGAGGCATTAAAAATTATTGAATCTGAGCCAATTGACTTGGTATTGCTAGATGTGATGATGCCCCTCATGGATGGCTATGAGGTGACTCGCCGCATCAGAGCGATGAAGGACTTGCCATTCATTCCCATTTTATTAATTACGGCTTATGATCGCGCTAATGCTGTTAAGGGCTTAGACCTCGGCGCAGATGAATTTATTCGGAAACCGATTGAGGCGGATGAACTCTTGGCAAGGGTGCGATCGCTACTGCGGTTAAAACATAGTATTGCTGAACGCGATCGCATTGATCGCCAACGACAGGATTTTGTATCACGACTGACCCATGACTTGCGGACTCCACTTGTGGCGGCGGATCGGATGTTGGGACTGTTACAAGATGGTGTACTAGGGGAGATTTCGCCGCAAATTGGGGAAGCATTGACAATTATGGGGCGCAGCAATCGCAATTTGCTGGAAATGGTGAATAAGCTCCTTGATGTCTATCGCTACGAGTCAGGCAGTAAGACTATTAATTTACAGCCATTAAATTTGCAGGAATTACTTGAACAAGTGGTAGAGGAACTCAAGCCGATCGCCATTTCTAAAAACCTAGAACTCATTGCTGAGCTAAATCAAACAGCTACAGTCAAAGGCGATCGCCTCGAACTATTGCGAGTATTTAATAATTTAATTGGCAATGCCCTGAAATTTACCGAAGTGGGAAAAGTTCATGTTAGCCTAAAGCTAGCTCAAAATGAGGCGCATCAATCTGAGGCAATTATTGCGATCGCGGACACTGGTGCGGGTATTCCGATTGACGAGCAACCATTCTTGTTCCAAAGATTTCGCCAAGGCAACCATCAAAAACAAGGTAGCGGCTTAGGTCTATACCTATCGCACTATATTATTAGCGCCCATGATGGCAAAATTCTGGTCAAATCGCCCAATCTTGACACTCAGCAAGGTTCTACTTTCTTTGTGCATTTACCCATTATTTAA
- a CDS encoding IS4 family transposase, translated as MKEINLFREKLQQHLQWNRARLAFVSMFLIALMRVKTVNLAEIATGFSGYAKVESHYKRLQRFFRDFEVDYEKIALMVVKVMQIPEPWVISIDRTDWEFGKTVFNVLTLGIVHYGIAFPLVWMMLDKKGNSNTRERCELCNRFLEIFGDRKIDFLSADREFVGEDWLDYLLCEPCNRFRIRIRKNTLLNDGQKKLRADICFQDLQVGQSKVLSKPRKVWNHWLRIAAMRLDDGDLLIVATTHDPDTAIADYAKRWAIETLFGCFKTRGFCLESTHLQDPERLSKLIALLTLALCWAFSSGLWLAQLNPLKPKKHGRLPKSIFRLGFDFLRHIIFDLHLNSQAFFNSIKFLSCT; from the coding sequence ATGAAAGAGATTAACCTATTCCGAGAAAAGTTGCAGCAACATCTGCAATGGAATAGAGCAAGACTAGCCTTTGTGTCCATGTTCTTGATCGCGCTAATGCGAGTAAAGACAGTAAACCTAGCTGAAATTGCCACAGGATTTAGTGGTTATGCCAAAGTCGAATCACACTATAAGAGGTTACAGAGATTTTTTCGAGACTTTGAAGTGGACTATGAAAAGATCGCACTCATGGTCGTCAAAGTCATGCAAATCCCCGAACCTTGGGTAATTTCTATCGACCGCACCGATTGGGAATTCGGTAAAACCGTGTTTAATGTGCTGACATTGGGAATAGTGCATTACGGTATTGCATTCCCGTTGGTATGGATGATGCTGGACAAAAAAGGTAACTCAAACACCCGTGAGCGCTGTGAATTGTGTAATCGATTTCTGGAAATATTTGGAGACCGCAAAATCGACTTTTTGAGTGCAGACCGAGAGTTTGTCGGTGAGGATTGGTTAGATTACTTGTTGTGTGAACCATGTAACCGTTTTCGTATCCGCATTCGTAAAAATACTTTGCTCAATGACGGGCAGAAAAAACTGCGTGCCGACATTTGTTTTCAAGACCTCCAAGTTGGTCAGTCCAAAGTATTGTCCAAGCCCAGAAAGGTTTGGAACCATTGGCTTCGTATAGCCGCTATGCGTCTTGATGATGGCGATTTATTAATTGTCGCGACGACTCATGACCCTGATACGGCTATTGCTGACTATGCTAAGCGTTGGGCTATTGAGACTTTATTCGGGTGCTTTAAAACCCGTGGCTTTTGTTTGGAGTCCACTCATCTTCAAGATCCTGAACGTCTTTCCAAACTAATTGCTTTGCTTACTCTGGCTTTATGTTGGGCTTTTTCTTCTGGGCTTTGGTTGGCTCAACTAAATCCCCTCAAGCCTAAAAAACACGGTCGTCTTCCTAAAAGCATTTTTCGCCTTGGTTTTGATTTCCTTCGTCACATCATCTTTGACTTACATCTCAATTCTCAAGCCTTCTTTAACTCCATTAAATTTTTGTCCTGTACTTAG